The segment CCGCACTAGGCGGTTCCAAAAGGTTGACAAAGTTCCAATTAACGAGAAAGCATACTTTTCAGCCCTTTCGCTTCCCAATAGGAGGTTGGAAGGGCATTATTTGTGTTTCGAAACATCTCCCATACTACAGCGTTAGCCCTTGGCGGCTTTGGATTTCGTTGTCTATTGGCAACTCATCCGGCTAACCCTGCCTCAAATCCAGTTCGTGTACCTTGACCCGTGCGTTTGCCTCCAGCTTCCTTCAGATTCCGCCTCACGACGGACACCCTTGCCTTTGGCTGCGGCAGGCGCTCGCCAGCCCCCGTTCGGGACTTTCACCCTAGAGATGACGCCCATGCTGGGCGTACGATGAACACGAGGTCCAGGAAGGATCCTGGACCTCGTATTATTCTAAAAATTTATCCCTTCTCTATAGATTCCCTCTAATATACATTCCCTCTTAACCCTCAAAACCATCCTATTAGACTATCTTCCTTCTTCACTGGATGGAAGACGGCGGATTCGCATCTCGTCGCCTGATTCCGACTTCACATGCAGGATCAGCTCCAGCCAGCTGTCCACAGGAATGCCTGCTTGATCCAAGATCTTCTCAGTCGGCAGATCGAAGGAAGGGATCACATCGGCATCAAGTCCGAGATAGCTCATCAGCTGCCTTACCTCATCTAACGCGTCCTGGCCGCGTGTAACTTGGCCTTCCCCAGTATATCTCGCCAAGGTGACGACCGGTTGGCCTTCGATCATCTGGTAGATGACCTTGACCAATTGCTGATCATCGCCGCGGACATACAATTCGAAATATTCGATCCCCTGCAGATCATCTTCTTCATCCGACGGTTCTTCTTCATATACGGGCTCGAGAGCTGCAGCCGGCTCAGGATCAGAGCTGGGTTCTTCTTCATATTCTGATACGGGTTTCATAGCAGGCCCTGACAACGGCACCGGTTCTCTGGCAGGCGCAGGCACGAGTCCGACCATCGGTTCAGGTTCCGGTTCCGACATCGGTTCTTCATGGGGCTCTGATTTCACGTCTTCTGGTGCTGGTTCGGCTTCCGTCTCCTTATACGTCGGCTCAGGCGGTGGTTGATCAGTTGCCTCTCCATGGAAGAAACGCTCCAGATCGACACCTGATCGTTCTAACACGACAGAGATCGGAGCATCCCGCAATACCTGTTCGTCGATCTGAATACCCTGCTCCACGGCTCTTTCATAGATGATGTTTGCATTTAGCGATAGTTTTCTTTGCCTGGCCAGATCAACCTGCTT is part of the Insulibacter thermoxylanivorax genome and harbors:
- a CDS encoding anti-sigma-I factor RsgI family protein: MRATVMKITEHEIVVLTEDGVYRNLPHPPVLPALGDTIIVPEEKREILPSWSWNIGRVVVVTIVLLAAAGLFLHMRTGWNHDHPTIVAIDINPSLELNIDDDGFVVSVERINDEARTLVGDHELMGQALSPALELLVMRALERGYLWPHDPHRKWVFISVAGPGHDVVEMVKDVFPSDGSIELQLFIAEEKQVDLARQRKLSLNANIIYERAVEQGIQIDEQVLRDAPISVVLERSGVDLERFFHGEATDQPPPEPTYKETEAEPAPEDVKSEPHEEPMSEPEPEPMVGLVPAPAREPVPLSGPAMKPVSEYEEEPSSDPEPAAALEPVYEEEPSDEEDDLQGIEYFELYVRGDDQQLVKVIYQMIEGQPVVTLARYTGEGQVTRGQDALDEVRQLMSYLGLDADVIPSFDLPTEKILDQAGIPVDSWLELILHVKSESGDEMRIRRLPSSEEGR